The Littorina saxatilis isolate snail1 linkage group LG1, US_GU_Lsax_2.0, whole genome shotgun sequence nucleotide sequence TCAAAGACGTTGCTGTGATCGCCGTCTCCTATGGGAAAGGGCTCCGTAGCGCCGAGAAGGCGCTGGATTTGAAAAGGACAGCGGTAAGAGTGAGTCAGGAGCTTGAGGGTCAGTCCTGTCGGGCAGTAGGACGGTAAAGCTCCGGCGCACCAGATCGTGGCCTTGGGGAGTTTAGCCTTCACCGCAGCGATCAGATCAAACAGTTGCCCTTCGTCTCTGGTCTTCTTGCTCACTTCGTCGATGACAAAGTTGACGCCGCGACCTTTGTGTAAGGCAACAGAGCTTTGCGCGCTGCTCGTGAGGGATTCTGCATCCTTCCCAGAACCTCCGAGGACAAGCTTGTCAAGGAATTCGTCAACATCATAGCTGGTGTGAAGCCCCAGCATTGTCAGTTTCGAGGACGGGTATGTTCCCGTGTTACACTCTTCTTGGATTTCCCGCACGAGGTGATGAAGAAACGCCACTGCCGGCTGGGTGGTTGTCTCCCCGTATTTGTAGACGATGAACACTTTCTCTTGATCGTGCTGCCAGTGGACAACTTTCTGAGCAAGAACTAAGCTCTTCCCCGAACCGGGCGGTCCAGCCAGAAATACgtactgttctgcactctccACTGCGTCTTGCTGCTCCTGGCTGAATATGCGGAGTTTCTGGTGCTGACTCATTGAACCACGAACAGTCTTTGTGTTCTCTCCTGTACTGAAGCTGAAAAAAAGAAGCGAGTTTCACATAAACCAGTGCTTCACAATCACAGTATGTACCCCCAAAACATATCTGCctatctctgtttgtctctctctcacctactctctctctctttctctctttctctctccgttcactctctctttctgttagtatgttgttgtttatctcttgGAGACAGGTACCTGTAAAATGTTGCATCTGAAAGTTATGACATCAAAAATAAATCCCTACTAAAGAAtaagtgtaaccgagtgccgaaacactacgatcacctcgggaggcgaagtgcaatcaaacaggattgaaaatgttagggccaatttcttagccctgtaaaaactgttatgcaaacccgaaggtttccatgaacatacagacaatcggaaaccaccagaccccatcacaaacagaattccacaatccaccggtgttgacttaaaggccaacaactcgggtgcagagtctgtcACATTAGGTTGGATGAAACAAAGAGCACAAACCTGCCTACTTTATGGCCCACGATAAATAAAGATTGTCTTACCATATCCTATAATTCTGTTCTGCCTCCACCCCAACCCTCTCCCTTGAAACACTCAATCACCACCCGAAGGTCAACAATTGGTTCCGGAGTACAGCTAAGCagtaataaaacaagtcgcgtaaggcgaaattactacatttagtcaagctgtggaactcacagaatgaaactgaacgtagtccgccgctagtgcaaaaggcagcgaaagtgacgagcctgtttggcgcggtagcgattgcgctgtgctttactgtacctctcttcgttttaactttctgagcgtgtttttaatccaaacatatcatatctatatgtttttggaatcaggaaccgacaagaaagaagatgaaatagtttttaaaacgatttcgaaaatttaattttgatcataatttttatatttttaattttcagagcttgtttttaatccaaatataacatatgtatatgtttttggaatcagaaaatgacgaagaataagatgaaattgtttttggatcgtttaataaaaaaataattttaattagaagtttccgatttttaatgaccaaactcactcattagtttttaagccaccaagctgaaatgcaataccaaaccccggccttcgtcgaagattgctttgccaaaatttcaatcaatttaattgaataatgagggtgtgacagtgccgcctcaacttttacaaaaagccggatatgacgtcatcaaaggtatttatcaaaaaaatgaaaaaaaccgtctggggatatcgttcccaggaactctcatgtcaaatttcataaagattggcccagtagtttagtctgaatcgctctacacacacacacagacacacacacacacacacacacacacacacacacacacacacacacacacacgacagacacacacacacacatacaccacgaccctcgtctcgattcccccctctatgttaaaacatttagtcaaaacttgactaaatgtaaaaacgaaccATTGAAGCAGCGAGGTGTAAACACGATCCTCCAAATTCGGGGTGGATCCAGCCACTCGCATGAGTTCGGACCACCACTCCTTCACGGAAAATGCCACTCTCTCGTCTGCTGGATCTACAATACCATCTTTGTGCGGCAGGTCATCCGAACACAGGCACAGAGATTCCACTTCAACTGGTATCGTTGAAAAGGGCGAGGATTCTGGGCAAATGCAGCTCCTCAGTTGCTGAAACAACCACAAAGCATCTTAGCTGTAGGTCTACACGGTATTGGTTTTACATCCTGAAATGCCCTGTTTCCGTActtgagacagacagaaagtttTGGAAAGTTTTGTTGTAAGCCACGTGTTTGCGACGTATCCCGACTGTAAGGTGACTTGGATTTATAAGTATAGATTTGATTGGACTGACACGTATACATTACCTTGCAACACCGCTCAAAGGCACGCACACACGATTCCCACATGGTGTCGACATTGTTCACCAAAGTGAATCCTTCTTTTTAAGCTTAGTCCTTCATGAAAGAAGTTTACCTCTTTTAAGTCGACATACTGGTCCAGAACTTGCTTCAGGAGCTGACGAGGCAAGTTAGGTAGTCCCAGAGTTGTGGCAATGTTGACGGGTTCACTATTCGAGAGTTGAAGAGCCTGGTTGAGCTGGAGAGTCTCCAGAGCTTTTCTCCCTTTCACCAGTCGATCTATTCCCTTTTGGAGAGCGACCCTGATGCTCTCCGTTTCCTGTTTCTCATCTCCACTTGCCTGCCGTACACACAGAGCGAGCACAATTTATCATTGGTTCCCTCGCCCATTCTCTCTTTCCCCACTATAgcgcaagaaaacaaaaatcatctTGAAGTAAGAGGAACTGCTGCTACTCgcttat carries:
- the LOC138974825 gene encoding uncharacterized protein, which codes for MRVAGSTPNLEDRVYTSLLQCFSTGENTKTVRGSMSQHQKLRIFSQEQQDAVESAEQYVFLAGPPGSGKSLVLAQKVVHWQHDQEKVFIVYKYGETTTQPAVAFLHHLVREIQEECNTGTYPSSKLTMLGLHTSYDVDEFLDKLVLGGSGKDAESLTSSAQSSVALHKGRGVNFVIDEVSKKTRDEGQLFDLIAAVKAKLPKATIWCAGALPSYCPTGLTLKLLTHSYRCPFQIQRLLGATEPFPIGDGDHSNVFDYVTSCTNVGKTCPVTSSGRRLRLPRSSPEPHFISHSGHGDKGEIWDCRDCCNSLAGYLKSLITVGADEPPEGSLGEKDVLLVVTGTHLYRGLDDIQNSYLYKQHMTSHCDSGNGHKTTTLTYSKNRNKAQEETGKFRVKIVKQDDEFDQQSSAMSLMHVRTVAGLEAGVVLFLPCRRYQHTAPATGHTDKLDQCGTITADQRQRLSSLGPVNRLWFWYAASRSLSHLVVCHF